GACAAGACGGTAGTCATCACGGGTGCGGCATCGGGGATCGGCGAGGAGACAGCAAAGCGGTGTGCCGAGGAGGGCGCACGCGTCGTCGTGACGGACGTCAACACGCCGGGTGGCGAGGAGACCGTCGCCGACATCGAGGACGCCGGCGGCGAAGCCGAGTTCCGCGAACTCGATGTCACCGACAGCGAGCGGTTCGACGAGGTCGTCGACGCCGTCGCCGAGGAGTACGGCATCGACGTGATGGTCAACAACGCCGGCACCGGTCACCCCGGCGGGAGCCTCGAGGACGTCGACGACTCCGTTCGAGATTTCGTTATCGACGTCAACATCAAGGGCGTCTGGAACGGCTGTGCCGCCGCGCTTCCCCACATGAAAGAACAGGGCCACGGCTCCATCGTCAACGTCGGCTCGCTGGCCTCGATTCTCGGGCTCCCGAAGCAGGCCGCCTACTCGACGACGAAGGCCGCCGTCCTGAACATGACCCGAACGATCGCCGCCGAGGCCGGTCCCTACGGCGTCCGCGCCAACGCCGTCTGTCCCGGCTTTACGGAAACCCAGATGCTCGATCAGTACGTAGCAACGCAAGACGATCCCGAGGCGGCCCGGCAAGCGATGGCCGAGGACTACCCGCTGAAGCGACTCGGTAAACCGGAAGAGATCGCCGACTCGATTCTGTTCCTCGCCAGCGACGAAGCGTCGTTCGTCAGCGGCCACGGGCTGGTCGTCGACGGTGGCTTCTCGACCTGCTGACGGATTTGGCCGCGAACGCTGCCGGACGCGCAAATCGAAACCGGTTTTTCGCCGACGGTCGTTTAGGGCTACTAACACGTCCATCAGGCGGACGGCTTCCATGACGCTCGTTCCAGCACTCGTCGACGTCGGCGCGACCCTCGAGGAGGCTACCGGCCTCGGCCGCTACCTGCTCGTCTTCCTGCTCGCGATGATTCCGGCGATCGAACCGTTCGTCGTCATCCCGGTCGCCATCGGACTCGGACTCGATCCGGTCGCGACGGGGCTCGCCGCCTTCGCTGGCAGCGCCACCGCCGTCGGCGCGATCGTCGTCGCCCACGAGCGACTCGTCGCCTGGTGGGCCCGCCGGACCGGCACCGACCTGACCGACTCGAGCGACCGATACGGACGCGCGCGACGGCTCTGGAAGCGCTACGGACTCGCCGGTCTCGCGCTCGCCGGCCCGATACTCGCGGGCATTCACCTCGCGGCGCTGCTCGCGGTGATCGCCGGTGACGACACGCGGGCGATCTTCGGGTGGCTCACGGTCGGACTCGGCGTCTGGACGGTCGCGCTCGTCGTCGTCTCGACGGTCGGCTTCTCGCTGTTGGGGCTTCCCTGAGCCGTCACTCCTCGCGGACCAGCGCGACGCTCGCGAGCTGGTCGCCGCCGACGACGGTCGCCTCCTGCGTGAGCGCGTAGAGGATGCCATCGCGATCCGCCGCCGCCTCGTGGAGTGGTTCGTACGTCGTCGGATCGTACACCGTGCCGATCGAGGTTCCGGCGGTGATCTCCTGGCCCACGTCGAGCGAGGGCTCCGGATGAAACAGGCCGCCGTCGTCGGCGGTGACCTGCCCGAGGTGGTTGCGAGCGACGGTCTGCTCTCGATCGGGTACCTCGCCGGGGAGCATCCCGAGATACCGACAGACGTCGAGCAGGCCGTCGACGCCGATCTCGACGGCGTCCTCGAGGATGTGTTTGTTGTGAGATAACTCGGGTGTGATCGACGGAATCCCCTCCTGGGCGGCAGCGACGCGGAGCTTCCCCCCGAACCCGCGTCGGTGCCACTCGTCGGAGGCGTCGTCATCGGCCTCTTCGGAGAGCAACAGGTCGGTCCCGAAGGCTTCGGCGAGGTTTCGGGCCGCCTCGTCACCCTCTCGATAGACGACGTGCGGGAGCATGTCGGGGCTGCCCGTGTGGAGGTCCACGATCGCGTCGGCCGCCTCGATCTCCGCCCAGAGCGTGGCGGCCATCCGCTGGTGGAGGCTGCCGTCCGCGTTGCCCGGCCAGATTCGGTTCATGTTGGGGTTGACGCTGTCGAACTCCTCGGGCGTGATGTAGGAGACGAGATCGAAGGTGAGCGGGTTCGCGACGGGAACCGCGACAATGGTTCCCGATACGGACTCGAGTGGCAGTCGCTCGTGAAATCGCCTGAGGGCCTCCGTCCCGTTGATCTCGCGGCCGTGCTGGGCCGCCTGGACGTAGAGCGTCGGTCCGTCTCCACCGCCCTGGTATGTATGAACTGTCGTTGTGAGTTCCACACCGGAGGGGAGCCGGGCAAGCATTACGTCCTCGGCCGTGTGCGTTCCTGCGGTCATAGGTCGCCGTTCTACGTCCCGCGGTATGTAGCTGCGGCCGTCTGTCGTCACCCGAACATGACATCCGATCGGGTTCGCGACCGCTCGAGATTCCGCTCGGTCGCCGCGGCTCGAGACCACTAGCGTTTTCTGTCGGCCCGCCGTCCCCGAAGGTATGGGAGATGTTACTGCGACCCTCCACACTAACAAGGGAGACATCGATGTCGAACTGTACGACGAACGCGCACCGCGGACCGTCGACAACTTCGTCGGTCTCGCGACCGGCGGAAAGAGCTGGGAGGACCCCGAGACGGGCGAGGAGGTCGACGGCGAACCGCTGTACGACGACGTCGCGTTCCATCGCGTCATCGAGGACTTCATGATTCAGGGCGGCGACCCAACCGAAACCGGTCGCGGTGGTCCCGGCTACCAGTTCGACGATGAGTTCCACGACGACCTCCGCCACGACGACGCTGGCATCCTGAGCATGGCGAACTCCGGACCGGACACCAACGGCTCGCAGTTCTTCATCACGCTCGACGCCCAACCGCACCTCGACGACCGCCACTCCGTCTTCGGGAAGGTCACCGACGGGATGGACGTCGTCGAAGAGATCGGGAGCGTCAACACCGGCCGAAACGACGAACCCAAAGAGGACGTCGTCCTCGAGTCGGTCTCCGTCGACTACGAGTAATCGATTCCAAGCTCGAGCGGCGCTCGAGTGTATAGCCCCCGACGTCACCGAACGGAGTTTTTCGACGTCGCGACACCGTACGACGTTCCTGCGGGCGGGAGTGTTACCGTTCGAGCAGATGCATTCGTCAGTACGGTTGTGAATCGAACGACATTTTTATACTAATCTTCCGTAACACTGACTACGGTGACTCTCGATACCCTTGTGGAACGCTCGCTGTCGGTGCTAGGCTATCCGTCCGTGACACACGGGTTCGTTGACCGGTATCTCGATTCGACGGCTCTCGAAATCGCCCCCTCCGCTCGCATTGCGATGGGGTGTCTGCTTCGAGGCGCGATCGATCTCCGCCCGCATACGAGGCTGAGTCGGGGCTGCATCCTCGCCGGTGACGTGACGGTCGGAACCCGGACGAACCTCGAGCCGAACTGCGATCTCGTCGGAGCGGTCGAACTCGGTAAATACTGCGCTATCGCCCGTGAGACGACGTTCCAGCAGACGAACCACGAGACGACGAGACCGTCACAACAGATCCGCTTTTACGACGAGGTGCTCGACAGCGACCTTCCGCCGACGGGGAAGGGGCCGATCACGGTCGGTAACGACGTCTGGATCGGGACGAAGGTGACGGTCCTCTCCGGCGTGACGATCGGTGATGGTGCCATCGTCGGGGCCGGGTCGGTCGTCAGTTCCGACGTCGAGCCGTACGCTGTCGTCGCCGGAGTCCCGGCCGAACGGATCAAGTGGCGATTCCCCCGGGCGGTTCGTAAGAAGCTTCTGGAACTCGAGTGGTGGAACTGGGACGAGGAGACGATGCGCGCTCGTCGAGCGTTCTTCGAGCGCGATCTCCAGACCGTCGACGACGTCGCGGAGATAGCAGACCTCCTCGAGTGAACCTGTCGACGAAAAGCCGTGCTCGCGTGGTCACGCCCGAGGGAGCACAGTGCGACAGTCCCGAGTCGTACTGCGCGCCCGCGGACCGCCTCGAGTCGGGTTTGAAACCCGATATTGTTATTTTCCTACGAGACTCACGAGCGGTATCGCTCCATACCGACCGCTCCGTCGACGAACGCTGCTCGCTGGAACCGCCTCGAGTCTCGGCCTCGCACTCGCCGGTTGCGTGAATCCCGCTGATGACGACGTGGGACGCAACTCGGACGCGACCGACGGCGGATCGACTGCGGACTCGAGCCCCGACGACGTGCTGACGGCGACACTACACACGAGCATGGGCGAGATCGATGTCGAACTATACGCCGACCGCGTCCCGCGAACCGTCGAGAACTTCGTCGGTCTCGCGACCGGCGAACGGCCCTGGATCGATCCCGTAACGGGTGCGGAAGTCGACGGCGAACCGCTGTACGACGACATCGTGTTCCACCGCGTCATCGAGGACTTCATGATCCAGACCGGCGATCCGCTCGGCACCGGCCGCGGCGGTCCGGGCTACCAGTTCGACGACGAGTTCCACGAGGATCTGCGCCACGACGGCGCTGGCATCCTGAGTATGGCCAACTCCGGGTCGGACACCAACGGTTCGCAGTTCTTCATCACCCTCGACGCCCAGCCCCACCTCGACGGCAGACACGCCGTCTTCGGCAAGGTGACTGCGGGGATGGCTGTCGCCGAGGAGATCGGCGGCGTCGACACCGACGCGAACGACCGGCCGCGGGAGGATGTCGTGCTCGAGTCGGTCTCCGTCGGCAACGAATAACAACAGCCGGGAGCCGGATCCGTTGTTCAGAACACTCTCGCGAAACTCGGAGTGCGTACAGGCCAAGAACGCACCGTTCAGTACAGGGCAAGGCATTACCGCTGCGGTTGAGCCAAAGCTGCAGCACCCGCGAGCGACCATCGGGAGCGAGCGGCCTTTTTAGCGTAGACTTTTGGAGTTGAGCGGGACCGGCGGTCCCGCTAACCGTGCGAACGGACGCAAAGCGTCCGTGAGCAGAGAGCGGTGAGCGAGCCACACGAGCGAACCCGACGAGAAAAAGGTACTTCTGCAGACGTACTCACCGAATCGGAGGGCTCGGTTTCACACTCCTGTCCAAACGATACCAATCGCACCACCAACCGCTGATGCCGTGAATCCGCGGTGTCTCGAGTTCGAGAGCCCGTTGCACGTTCCGAACGCTGTCGCCCCAGCGGTAGATATAGTATTAACTGAAACGATTCACACACTGATCGCCGACACAGCTGGTGGTCAGGCGTGCAATGGCGTGCAGTGGCTACTATAACTACAGCTCGAACTCGAGGACGTCACCTTCCTCGACGTCGCGCTTGGCAGTCCACTCGTAGACGACTTCCAGTACGTACTGTCCGCGGCCGGCATAGGTCTGGTCCCTGCCGTCCTCGTCCGGTCCGGGCTCCGGCGCGTGGTGAATATCCGTGATCACGCCTTCGTCGTCGGCGAAGA
Above is a window of Natronorubrum tibetense GA33 DNA encoding:
- a CDS encoding SDR family NAD(P)-dependent oxidoreductase, with the translated sequence MRLEDKTVVITGAASGIGEETAKRCAEEGARVVVTDVNTPGGEETVADIEDAGGEAEFRELDVTDSERFDEVVDAVAEEYGIDVMVNNAGTGHPGGSLEDVDDSVRDFVIDVNIKGVWNGCAAALPHMKEQGHGSIVNVGSLASILGLPKQAAYSTTKAAVLNMTRTIAAEAGPYGVRANAVCPGFTETQMLDQYVATQDDPEAARQAMAEDYPLKRLGKPEEIADSILFLASDEASFVSGHGLVVDGGFSTC
- a CDS encoding small multi-drug export protein, translating into MTLVPALVDVGATLEEATGLGRYLLVFLLAMIPAIEPFVVIPVAIGLGLDPVATGLAAFAGSATAVGAIVVAHERLVAWWARRTGTDLTDSSDRYGRARRLWKRYGLAGLALAGPILAGIHLAALLAVIAGDDTRAIFGWLTVGLGVWTVALVVVSTVGFSLLGLP
- a CDS encoding succinylglutamate desuccinylase/aspartoacylase family protein, whose amino-acid sequence is MTAGTHTAEDVMLARLPSGVELTTTVHTYQGGGDGPTLYVQAAQHGREINGTEALRRFHERLPLESVSGTIVAVPVANPLTFDLVSYITPEEFDSVNPNMNRIWPGNADGSLHQRMAATLWAEIEAADAIVDLHTGSPDMLPHVVYREGDEAARNLAEAFGTDLLLSEEADDDASDEWHRRGFGGKLRVAAAQEGIPSITPELSHNKHILEDAVEIGVDGLLDVCRYLGMLPGEVPDREQTVARNHLGQVTADDGGLFHPEPSLDVGQEITAGTSIGTVYDPTTYEPLHEAAADRDGILYALTQEATVVGGDQLASVALVREE
- a CDS encoding peptidylprolyl isomerase, yielding MGDVTATLHTNKGDIDVELYDERAPRTVDNFVGLATGGKSWEDPETGEEVDGEPLYDDVAFHRVIEDFMIQGGDPTETGRGGPGYQFDDEFHDDLRHDDAGILSMANSGPDTNGSQFFITLDAQPHLDDRHSVFGKVTDGMDVVEEIGSVNTGRNDEPKEDVVLESVSVDYE
- a CDS encoding CatB-related O-acetyltransferase; translation: MTLDTLVERSLSVLGYPSVTHGFVDRYLDSTALEIAPSARIAMGCLLRGAIDLRPHTRLSRGCILAGDVTVGTRTNLEPNCDLVGAVELGKYCAIARETTFQQTNHETTRPSQQIRFYDEVLDSDLPPTGKGPITVGNDVWIGTKVTVLSGVTIGDGAIVGAGSVVSSDVEPYAVVAGVPAERIKWRFPRAVRKKLLELEWWNWDEETMRARRAFFERDLQTVDDVAEIADLLE
- a CDS encoding peptidylprolyl isomerase, yielding MLTATLHTSMGEIDVELYADRVPRTVENFVGLATGERPWIDPVTGAEVDGEPLYDDIVFHRVIEDFMIQTGDPLGTGRGGPGYQFDDEFHEDLRHDGAGILSMANSGSDTNGSQFFITLDAQPHLDGRHAVFGKVTAGMAVAEEIGGVDTDANDRPREDVVLESVSVGNE